The Borrelia sp. HM sequence ACATTGGGTCTGCAATTGGAACAATTGTTGGACTTAAATTCTTGTTAAATATTTTTAGATAAACAAACACCAAAAAATAAAAATAAGAGAATATAGGAGTGATATTATGAAACTTGTTTTTTTAGGGCCTCCAGGTTCTGGAAAAGGTACAATTGCTAAAATACTCTCAAGTAAACTTAATTATGATCATATTTCAACAGGAGATCTATTTAGAGAAAATATATCAAAGTCCACACCTCTTGGTAAAGAAATCGAACAAATAGTTGAAAATGGACAATTAGTACCTGACGCAATTACAATAAAAATTGTTGAAGATAAAATTAATACCCTTAAAAATAAAAACAATTTTATTCTTGATGGATTTCCCAGAAATATCAATCAAGCCAAGGCTTTAGATAATTTTTTAAAAAATATTCAGGTAATCAACTTTTTACTTGATGAAAGTATATTAATAAAAAGGCTTTCTGGAAGGAGAATATGCCAATCATGCGGAGGAATATTTAACATATACACACTACCTACAAAAGAAAAAGAAATCTGTGATATTTGTAAAGGTGTCCTTTTTCAAAGAAAAGATGATAAAGAAGAATCTTTAAAAGTTAGACTTAAAGAATATAATCTACAAACAAAACCACTAATAGATTTTTATTCAAAGAAAAATAAAATTAATAATATAAGCGCATCAAAAGATGTTGATGAAGTAGCAACAAATTTAATGGAAATTATAGCAAAAAACCAAAAAAATTAATTTGAAATCAATTACTCTAATATATTTTTTAAAAGAAAATAAGATATAATTAAGCATGTGTATGAAGGTAAAAACTTATATTTTAAAAAAATCTTTAATAGTTTTAATGCTATTACAGGCTGTTTCAATTTATTCAACAAAAAAACAAGATGACATGAGTTATTTTTACATTGACTTTCAATCGGCTTATTATCCTCCAAATGCACTTGGAACCTATTGTGGAGGCGAAAGCAAATTTTCTCCAAGTTTTATAACTCCTCAATTTGAGTCCGTAATACCAGAAGAGCAAATTTCACCTAGTTTTTGGGGAGCTATTAAAACAATATCACATTTAGGATACAACACATCTTTTAAGCTTTTTAATGATCCTAATTCACTTTTATTTAAAGATAATAAAGTAACTATGGATTTTAAAATTGGGCTCTCACCTGTTACTGCACTACTTAAAGGAAAAATCTATTTTACTCCCATTGCATTTATAAATTTATATGCAGGAATTGAATTGGGACTTGGTTGGCAAGCATTTGGATTTAAAGGTACTGGAGTACATATTGGAGATGGACAATATTCAAAAAACGTTGAGTTTTACACTGAGATAACAGTAGGAGGTGGTAGGCTACAGTTTGATCTAAATGCTATATTTGATGGAGACTGGACACATATTATTACAGTAATTGGCAATGATGTTATGTATATAAACAATCCACAGGCAAATTATAATCAACTTTGGAAACACAACGCTGATGAAGGTAAAAATATAAATGGATTTATAATCCTACCTTATGCAGCATTGATCTACAAAATGCCATTATTCTCTTTCAATATGATTGGACTTCTATATGAAGGAAAAACGTATATTGGATATGCACGAAAAATCAGTACAATACAAAATAAAGGATGGGGAAGTGATTTTTTCTATCATAATCTTTCTTTTGTGACAAAATTTAAAATCATTGAAAATTTAGACTTAGACTTGCTACTTAAATTTTCAACTGCGCCTATTTATACAGCAGATACAAATGGAATATCTGATATCTCTAAAAGAATAGCAACAGGTAATTCATATATTTATTACGATTCTATTGGATTATCTTTAAATTATAAATTTGGACTTCATCCAAACTAATATTTAAACTGATTTCGACCAAAAATTTTAGCTTCATATAATTTCTCATCAGCAAGCTTAATGATATTAGTAAAATTAGTATTATAAGGAATTTGTTCAGCAAGTCCAATTGAAACTGTAACAAAATTAGAAATACTACTGTACTCATGAACTATCTCTAAATTCCTAATCTCTTCAATTATTATGCTGACAATCTCAATCATCTCTTCTAAACTTTTATCTATGGAAAATAAAATAAACTCTTCACCACCATATCGAGCAATATCTATCTTATATCTAAGAGCAATTTTATTTAAACTCTTTGCTATCAACTTAAGACACTCATCACCATTGGTATGCCCATAATTATCATTATATTTCTTAAAGTAATCAATATCTAACAGTCCAACAATGACGTGTTTTTTATGTTCTAGAGCTTTCATCCAAAATTTAGCAAATTTATCTGTAAAAAACCTTCTATTAGGAATCTGAGTAAGACCATCAATTCTTGCAAGATCTTTAAAATAATCCCTAAGCCTTTTAAGTTCAAGGTGAGTTTTAATTCTTGCATCAATAATCTTGCTATTAAAAGGTTTTAAAATATAGTCCACTCCACCAACATTAAATCCCTCAAGTTGAGCATCAATAGAATCTCTTGAACTAATAAAAATTATAGGAATGTCTCTAGTCTCAGGATCATTCTTCAACCTTTTACAAACTTCATAACCACTTAAATCTGGCAGCAATACATCAAGAAGAATCAAATCAGGATTAGCAATTTCAACTTGTTTTAGAGCATCAAACCCATTCAATGCAACTCTAATCTCATAATCATGTTGCAATATACTTATTAATAAATCTAAATTTGTGGGAGTATCATCCACAAGCAACAATTTTTGAGGCTCATTTGAAATTTTTTCAAAATTATCTAAAATCATACCTTGAATCATGACTTTCTTATCTTATTATCACTCATCATGCGTTTAACAATCTTAGAACTTTCTTCAAATTTATATAATTTTAAACATTTAATAAGAGAATCAAGTAACATAATACCATTATTATCTAAACTATACTTTTTAAGAATCTCAAGTATCTCTCTATATTCTTTTGGATTCCTATTATTTATACCATTTAAAAGCTTTTGCATAAGACTTAAAAATTCATCGTTGTTTTTAAATTTTAATTTTTCTTGAGCTTGATCTTCAAGAACACATAAAATGCTAGATTTTATGTTCTCAATAAGTACAACCAAATCTTTACGCACATTAGAATATAAAACTCTTAATTCCTCAATCGAACCTGAACCTATTTCAATCTGTTTAAAATTCTCAAATAAGCCACTGCGCATATTACCAAGAGCCCCAGCAACTGAATGTGATAAACTCTTTACTAATTCTATGTCATTTCTATTAAAAGCTTCATCTAAATCACGAAGAAGATTATCAATCACACCAATAAATCCACTACATAATTCAACATATATATCATATGAAATATTTAAATCTCTTAAAGCCGCATTAACATCTAAATTAGGTAAATCAGGAAGCCTGTCAAACTTATTGTTGTTTACAATCTGATTATTTTCAACCTCAATATAAAAATATTTTTTTAATATGCATTTAATGGAACTAATATGTATTGGTTTGGCAAGATAATCATTCATTCCACTCTCTAAACACCTATCTTTATATTCTCTTAATGCATGTGCAGTTACAGCTATCAACACACATGATCTTAAGTTATTCTGAATTTCGAATTTTCTAACCTCTTTAGATACTGTAAATCCATCACAATTTGGCATTCTTATATCAATAAAAGCCATATCATATCTATTAATTTTTAAAAGTTCAATAGCCTTAAATCCATCATCTACAATATCAATAAAATCTTCTTTTATACCTATAACAATCAAAATATTTTTTAAAATTTTTTGATTAATTTCATTATCTTCAGCTATTAAAATTCTAACATTATTTTTAAGCTGAAAAGGCATGGATTCACTTATTATAGGAACATCTATAATTGGACCATTTACAATCCAATCAGAATAAAAATCCCATCTTTTAAATGGTTTTTGAATATACTCATATTTCAAATCACCAATTTTATCACTATTTAAATAGTGTAATACAAATACTATTTTTATATTAGAATTTAAATTTCCAACCTTATCAGCAAATATAATACCTTCTTCCAATCTAGAATCATCAACGTTTACAAAAATAAAATCATAATAGGGATATTGATAACAAGCTTTATAAGCATCATCATAAGAATAGAAATAATTTATATTATCTTTATAATCAAATACCTCACTTATGCTTTCAAATATCTCAACTGCCCTTTTACTTAAAACCACACTTAAAATTTTTTTATTCTTTACTAGTTCTAATCTATTTAATGCTTTATCTTTAATTTTGTTACCTAAAGTAAAGGGCAACATAAATGAAAAAGTTGTTCCTTTGCCTATTTCACTATCAACTGTAATGCCAGGACCGCCCATTAAACTAATAAGTTTCCTAGATATTGCAAGCCCAAGACCAGTACCCTCATATTTTTTTGCATCAGAATCATCTCCTTGCTTAAATAATTCAAATATTGTTTGCATGTCACTCTTTTTAATCCCTTTACCAGTATCAGTTACTTTAAACTCAATAGTAATAATTTTATTACCATTATCATTTTGTGTACTGCATATCAATTCATAATTTAAAACTATGAGTCCATCTGTAGTAAATTTAAAAGCATTGCCTATTAAATTAATAAGTACTTTTTTAAGTCTGGCTTTATCTCCTATTAAATAGTTCTCCAAATCTGATTTTGAATAAAAAATAAGATCGATCTTTTGTTTTGCACTCTGAGACTGGAAACCCTTTACAATACCTTCAATTTCATGTTCCAAATCTATTTCATTATTTTCAATATATATTCCGTTCATATCTATTTTAGAGATATATAATATCTCATCAATTAAAGATAGCAATGAAATAGATGAATAGTTGATCATCTGTACATACTCTTTTTGAACACCCAAAAGATCAGTATTTTCTAAAAGTTCAGCAGCTGCTATTATGCCATTAATAGGGGTACGAATATCATGACTCATGCTTGCTAAAAAAATAGTTTTTGCAGCAATAGCATCCTCAATAACTTTTTTCTTGCTAATTGCAGAAGAATACATTCTTTTACTAAATACTATTTCATTCCACAAATTAAATAAGAAAAATATTAAAATAGTAAAAATAAACATACCAACAGTTAACGCTGCTATTCCAGACTTCTTTAGCAGTATGTCTTTAGAATTCTCATGAATATTAAAGACCCAGTCATCAAAATATAATTTATTATCAATATTCGTACAAAATAAGATCTTTTGTATAATCCTTCTTAAAATATAATCCTGGTTATAAACTGCAATATTTAAATCCAATTTTAAATCTGACATAGTAATAATTTTCTTAATATCTCTAATATTTAAATCCTCAAAATTAACAGTAGCAGTATATTCATCACTAATAATACCATTAACCTTTCCTCTATAAAGAAAGTCTAAAGCCTCGTTAAAACTATCCACTTGAATTAGTTGTTTACCTAACTGATCTTCCAATTTTTTTGTATACAAGAAGTTAAGTATTGCAAGACGATCAGATGAGTGAGAGGAATATAGTCTTGCTCTATTTGAAAAAATATGTAATGGAATTCCTGAAATTGCTTTAATGTTAAAAACATAATCTGAATTTGATTCATCCAAATTAACAGACAACATGTCTATATTTCCTAGTTTAATCAATTCCTCAATCTTCTTGCTCTGGCTAACATTTATAATATTGAAATCTAAATTAGTAAGTTTTCTTATTTTCTTAATTAACCACTCATTTACTCCTTTATAACGACCAGAATCAGAAAAGTCAATAGGATACCAATCTTTAACAGCAAGATTTAATTTTTTATTACTTAATAACCAAATTTTCTCCTCAATATTAAAACTACTACTACTATTTATGTGACCATGACAATTACTGCGATAATCTTCAACCTCTTCTTGATCAAGCCAATTTTCATCTATTTGCAAAAAAGTATCAAATAAAATGTTTTTAGATAATGCATTAATCATATATGAATAAATTTGCAATTTTTTATTATTGGTAGCTAATACTAAAAACTTTTTCCTATTTAAACTGAGATCTTGAAATCTTAATATATTATTGTATCCATGCAATTTTGACAAATACCTTGTAGTAATTGAATTTTCTATAAATCCATATGAATTATTTACTACATATGAAAAATTATTTACTATATCTGTATTCTTATCTAGGTGAATATCATTTAAATTGAAATCAATAATTTGTGAATTTATTACTTTATTACTATTTCTGGCATTTGTAAGATACAAATTAAAATTAAGTGAATATATGGGAAGGGTTGTTTTATAGTTTTTAGAACTTAAAATACTGTCATTTTCAATAATTCCACCCCAAACAGATACGTCCTTATCATCTATACCTCTTTTAATGCTTTCCTTTGGAAATCCTATAAATTTAACTGAAAACCCATATTCTCTAGCAAGAGTATCCCATAAATCAATTAAAATTCCTGAAAATTGACCTTTATCATTCACAAAACTCAAAGGGGGATAATCATTATATATTCCTATATCAAGCTTAAATAAATTAAAAGACGCATATTCTTTTTTTGAAAGAGATTTCATATAACTAAACAGATCAATATCTAAAAATTTCAAATGATTAATAGCATTTTTACTAATGGCAGTTCTTATACCAAGACTATAAAAATGTTCGGATTTAAAAACT is a genomic window containing:
- a CDS encoding adenylate kinase; its protein translation is MKLVFLGPPGSGKGTIAKILSSKLNYDHISTGDLFRENISKSTPLGKEIEQIVENGQLVPDAITIKIVEDKINTLKNKNNFILDGFPRNINQAKALDNFLKNIQVINFLLDESILIKRLSGRRICQSCGGIFNIYTLPTKEKEICDICKGVLFQRKDDKEESLKVRLKEYNLQTKPLIDFYSKKNKINNISASKDVDEVATNLMEIIAKNQKN
- a CDS encoding diguanylate cyclase gives rise to the protein MILDNFEKISNEPQKLLLVDDTPTNLDLLISILQHDYEIRVALNGFDALKQVEIANPDLILLDVLLPDLSGYEVCKRLKNDPETRDIPIIFISSRDSIDAQLEGFNVGGVDYILKPFNSKIIDARIKTHLELKRLRDYFKDLARIDGLTQIPNRRFFTDKFAKFWMKALEHKKHVIVGLLDIDYFKKYNDNYGHTNGDECLKLIAKSLNKIALRYKIDIARYGGEEFILFSIDKSLEEMIEIVSIIIEEIRNLEIVHEYSSISNFVTVSIGLAEQIPYNTNFTNIIKLADEKLYEAKIFGRNQFKY
- a CDS encoding transporter substrate-binding domain-containing protein; translated protein: MRSLITFLFVLFLSHVNLFAKQTIKFKLVDQYYPLYYKNKEGKIVGMIFDLIGKWAQDHNCDISTECINYLDKNKIEDDVVYLGLTYNSNLNEYLYFKNEIGKCISSFIYDTKKGNKSFNTFLSDKLRVGVVKNTIYEDILKFHVHIDNVFSFTDTEKLLLALKNNEIDLVYGSYKSLSSIWYNSFHSSSMKVFKSEHFYSLGIRTAISKNAINHLKFLDIDLFSYMKSLSKKEYASFNLFKLDIGIYNDYPPLSFVNDKGQFSGILIDLWDTLAREYGFSVKFIGFPKESIKRGIDDKDVSVWGGIIENDSILSSKNYKTTLPIYSLNFNLYLTNARNSNKVINSQIIDFNLNDIHLDKNTDIVNNFSYVVNNSYGFIENSITTRYLSKLHGYNNILRFQDLSLNRKKFLVLATNNKKLQIYSYMINALSKNILFDTFLQIDENWLDQEEVEDYRSNCHGHINSSSSFNIEEKIWLLSNKKLNLAVKDWYPIDFSDSGRYKGVNEWLIKKIRKLTNLDFNIINVSQSKKIEELIKLGNIDMLSVNLDESNSDYVFNIKAISGIPLHIFSNRARLYSSHSSDRLAILNFLYTKKLEDQLGKQLIQVDSFNEALDFLYRGKVNGIISDEYTATVNFEDLNIRDIKKIITMSDLKLDLNIAVYNQDYILRRIIQKILFCTNIDNKLYFDDWVFNIHENSKDILLKKSGIAALTVGMFIFTILIFFLFNLWNEIVFSKRMYSSAISKKKVIEDAIAAKTIFLASMSHDIRTPINGIIAAAELLENTDLLGVQKEYVQMINYSSISLLSLIDEILYISKIDMNGIYIENNEIDLEHEIEGIVKGFQSQSAKQKIDLIFYSKSDLENYLIGDKARLKKVLINLIGNAFKFTTDGLIVLNYELICSTQNDNGNKIITIEFKVTDTGKGIKKSDMQTIFELFKQGDDSDAKKYEGTGLGLAISRKLISLMGGPGITVDSEIGKGTTFSFMLPFTLGNKIKDKALNRLELVKNKKILSVVLSKRAVEIFESISEVFDYKDNINYFYSYDDAYKACYQYPYYDFIFVNVDDSRLEEGIIFADKVGNLNSNIKIVFVLHYLNSDKIGDLKYEYIQKPFKRWDFYSDWIVNGPIIDVPIISESMPFQLKNNVRILIAEDNEINQKILKNILIVIGIKEDFIDIVDDGFKAIELLKINRYDMAFIDIRMPNCDGFTVSKEVRKFEIQNNLRSCVLIAVTAHALREYKDRCLESGMNDYLAKPIHISSIKCILKKYFYIEVENNQIVNNNKFDRLPDLPNLDVNAALRDLNISYDIYVELCSGFIGVIDNLLRDLDEAFNRNDIELVKSLSHSVAGALGNMRSGLFENFKQIEIGSGSIEELRVLYSNVRKDLVVLIENIKSSILCVLEDQAQEKLKFKNNDEFLSLMQKLLNGINNRNPKEYREILEILKKYSLDNNGIMLLDSLIKCLKLYKFEESSKIVKRMMSDNKIRKS